In the Opitutaceae bacterium genome, one interval contains:
- a CDS encoding transcriptional repressor, which yields MTPATSPHDVLTRKLAEEGMRFTRQREVVYGALLAKRDHPTADEVYARVRAEMAGISLATVYNTLETLVQCNLVKQVNFEREPTRYCPNLKEHAHFHDTRTGQIVDVEIDKETVEGLRRKLPEGFEAAQIEINFRGRTLQTSS from the coding sequence ATGACACCCGCCACGAGCCCCCACGATGTTCTGACCCGCAAACTCGCGGAGGAAGGAATGCGCTTCACCCGTCAGAGGGAGGTTGTCTACGGTGCCCTCCTCGCGAAACGGGATCATCCCACCGCCGACGAAGTTTATGCGAGGGTGCGGGCCGAGATGGCCGGCATTTCGCTCGCGACCGTCTACAATACGCTTGAAACCCTCGTTCAGTGCAACCTGGTCAAGCAGGTCAACTTCGAGCGTGAACCGACCCGTTACTGCCCCAATCTGAAGGAGCACGCCCACTTTCACGACACCCGGACCGGGCAGATCGTCGACGTGGAGATCGACAAGGAGACCGTGGAAGGCCTTCGCCGGAAGCTGCCGGAAGGCTTCGAAGCGGCCCAGATCGAGATCAATTTCCGCGGGCGGACCCTGCAGACTTCCAGCTGA